Proteins encoded within one genomic window of Terriglobia bacterium:
- the purH gene encoding bifunctional phosphoribosylaminoimidazolecarboxamide formyltransferase/IMP cyclohydrolase, whose product MQTRISSALISVHDKTGLVDLARGLAALGIRMVSTGGTAQLIRGASLAVRDVSEVTASPEMLGGRVKTLHPHIHGALLADRNDPDHMKTLKELGIDPIDLVVVNLYPFESVREHRHANPGELVENIDIGGVTLLRAAAKNFRHVAVVVSPGQYGDVLRELEEAGGHLSLSTRLQLAQQAYEEVARYDAAIVEELSDWSGEAGSDEIVRHRQELPAVRFIGIHKVRELRYGENPHQRAAVYRKGRQLRSVIATAEPLQGKELSYNNLLDLDSAWRLSTEFDRPTAVIMKHNNPCGVASGETVTAAYQLALACDPVSAYGSVLSFNRPVDQSLAEEVAKIFVEAIVAPGYSGEARQIFSKKKNLRLIERATQPPDSSSLPETSGALPENRDIEFRQIDGGFLAQTGNTKLLDEPSIKVVSRRPPNDREWQGLRFAWRVVKHVKSNAIVFSRGEQTLGIGAGQMSRVDAVKIAVMKAQQPLAGSVVASDAFFPFRDGVDEAAKAGATAFIQPGGSVRDEEVIAAADEKDLAMVFTGIRHFRH is encoded by the coding sequence ATGCAAACACGAATATCGAGCGCGCTGATCAGCGTCCATGACAAAACCGGACTGGTGGATTTGGCCCGCGGACTGGCCGCACTGGGGATCCGGATGGTTTCTACCGGAGGAACGGCGCAGTTGATCCGCGGTGCTTCCCTGGCAGTCCGGGATGTCTCCGAAGTTACCGCCTCCCCGGAGATGTTGGGAGGGCGCGTCAAGACCCTTCACCCGCACATCCACGGGGCGTTGCTGGCCGATCGAAATGATCCGGATCACATGAAGACCCTGAAGGAGCTGGGAATCGATCCCATCGATCTGGTGGTGGTGAACCTCTATCCCTTCGAGTCCGTGAGGGAACATCGCCACGCGAATCCGGGAGAGCTCGTTGAAAACATCGATATCGGCGGGGTCACACTCCTGCGTGCTGCGGCGAAGAACTTTCGTCATGTGGCGGTGGTGGTGTCACCCGGACAGTATGGCGATGTGTTGCGCGAGTTGGAGGAGGCCGGGGGACACCTTTCCCTGAGTACGCGCCTGCAGCTGGCCCAACAGGCATACGAAGAAGTCGCTCGGTATGATGCTGCCATCGTGGAAGAATTGAGCGATTGGAGCGGTGAGGCGGGCAGCGATGAGATTGTACGCCACCGCCAGGAGCTTCCGGCGGTCCGCTTCATCGGGATCCACAAGGTCCGTGAATTGCGCTACGGGGAGAATCCGCATCAGCGGGCGGCCGTCTACCGAAAGGGAAGGCAGCTTCGCTCCGTCATCGCCACCGCGGAACCCCTTCAGGGCAAAGAACTCTCTTACAATAACCTCCTGGACCTCGACTCCGCCTGGCGATTGTCGACCGAGTTTGACCGGCCGACTGCCGTGATTATGAAGCACAACAATCCCTGCGGAGTGGCGTCCGGGGAAACGGTCACCGCCGCCTATCAGCTCGCTCTGGCATGCGATCCCGTCTCGGCATACGGATCGGTGCTTTCCTTTAACCGCCCCGTCGATCAATCCCTGGCAGAAGAGGTCGCCAAGATCTTCGTCGAAGCGATTGTCGCCCCGGGATATTCCGGCGAAGCTCGCCAGATCTTCTCAAAGAAGAAAAACTTGCGTCTGATCGAACGGGCGACCCAACCCCCGGATTCGTCTTCTCTCCCCGAGACGAGCGGGGCTCTTCCTGAAAATCGGGACATTGAATTTCGGCAGATTGATGGGGGATTTCTTGCGCAGACCGGCAATACGAAACTCCTCGACGAGCCTTCAATCAAAGTGGTTTCGCGTCGTCCGCCGAACGATCGAGAGTGGCAGGGCCTGCGGTTTGCCTGGCGCGTCGTCAAACACGTCAAGTCGAACGCCATCGTTTTTTCCCGAGGCGAACAAACGCTCGGGATCGGAGCCGGTCAAATGAGTCGCGTGGATGCCGTGAAGATCGCCGTGATGAAGGCCCAACAACCGCTGGCGGGCAGCGTGGTGGCTTCGGATGCTTTCTTCCCGTTCCGGGATGGCGTGGATGAAGCGGCGAAGGCAGGGGCCACCGCTTTCATACAGCCGGGCGGCTCGGTCCGGGATGAAGAAGTGATCGCCGCCGCTGACGAGAAGGACCTCGCCATGGTGTTTACCGGGATTCGACATTTCAGACATTGA